In Montipora foliosa isolate CH-2021 chromosome 13, ASM3666993v2, whole genome shotgun sequence, one DNA window encodes the following:
- the LOC137983959 gene encoding probable G-protein coupled receptor No18 yields MNEERMQEANQSHYLLSPSALKIVNETDTTLSENNPISAIPLSFLIVFTIFGNVLVCAAFYLCRDLRTVTNYFVISLAVADLLVGFLCMPFWFSYLINQRPDHKKDHELYTLWICLDIVSGTSSIMNLVAISVDRFYAITSPFNYHLKLTKRRALFYIVIVWLYSIVVASLRILKHRKWYPYFVACASFFLPFPILVYSYARIFHVAHTQALKMQLDSYHQTVHDASEAGNDSSKNGGADTDTDVLVNITPRTSLYKKDSRSSYSVAPGNSSRTSRSAFDKVRPRLTRQNSARHMRRVLQTDLKAAKTLGIVMGAFIACWSPYIITILVMASCHFTCVPRQVSDVMKWLHYSNSAVNPIIYTLLNRHFRAAFRRILCRYLSGRRLSYVGRLLSLSTTRSSSRSSAAHTMGELSKAHSKTETEFLVCTEIVTVV; encoded by the coding sequence ATGAACGAAGAAAGAATGCAAGAAGCAAACCAATCTCATTATCTCCTCTCTCCCTCGGCGCTAAAGATCGTGAACGAAACAGACACGACTCTATCCGAGAACAACCCGATCTCAGCAATACCGTTGTCGTTCTTAATCGTGTTTACAATCTTCGGAAACGTGCTTGTTTGTGCCGCGTTTTACCTCTGCCGTGATCTAAGAACTGTGACGAACTATTTTGTGATTTCACTGGCTGTAGCAGACTTGCTGGTGGGTTTTCTTTGTATGCCTTTCTGGTTTTCTTATCTTATCAACCAAAGGCCCGACCACAAAAAGGATCATGAGCTGTATACACTGTGGATCTGCCTTGACATTGTTAGCGGAACATCCTCCATCATGAACCTTGTTGCAATTAGCGTGGATCGTTTCTACGCAATAACATCTCCATTCAACTACCACCTGAAGCTCACCAAAAGGCGCGCTCTATTCTACATAGTTATAGTTTGGCTTTACTCTATCGTGGTGGCGAGCTTGCGAATTTTAAAGCACCGGAAGTGGTATCCTTATTTTGTTGCTTGCGCCAGCTTTTTTCTGCCTTTTCCTATCCTTGTTTACTCTTATGCAAGAATATTCCACGTTGCGCACACGCAGGCCTTGAAAATGCAATTGGACAGCTACCATCAAACTGTGCATGATGCATCAGAAGCAGGCAATGATAGCAGTAAAAACGGAGGAGCTGACACTGACACGGATGTTCTGGTCAATATCACACCCAGGACCTCTTTATACAAAAAGGATTCTCGCAGTTCCTATTCTGTGGCGCCAGGAAATTCCTCTCGCACAAGTCGCAGTGCCTTCGATAAAGTGCGCCCACGATTAACAAGACAGAATTCGGCGCGCCACATGCGTCGTGTGCTGCAAACTGATTTGAAAGCCGCCAAAACCCTCGGCATAGTTATGGGTGCTTTTATAGCTTGCTGGTCCCCATATATCATCACCATACTTGTGATGGCTTCGTGCCATTTCACCTGCGTACCACGGCAGGTCTCTGACGTCATGAAATGGCTGCATTACTCCAATTCAGCGGTAAACCCCATTATTTACACGCTGCTAAATCGTCACTTCAGGGCAGCCTTTCGCAGAATCCTCTGTCGGTACTTGTCGGGCCGAAGATTATCTTACGTTGGTCGGCTGCTGTCGCTCAGTACTACCAGAAGTAGCAGCCGTAGCAGCGCGGCACACACCATGGGGGAATTATCCAAAGCACATTCAAAGACCGAAACGGAATTTCTAGTTTGCACTGAGATTGTTACAGTTGTCTAA